A single genomic interval of Stieleria maiorica harbors:
- a CDS encoding DUF1559 domain-containing protein, translated as MYQRPQRRPGFTLVELLVVIAIIGILVGLLLPAVQAAREAARRMSCSNNFKQLGLAIHNYHSAYKQLPIHGAGTGSPDGGTAPGGYGNVDRTRDWWTNYSDANAWRLSCLVGLTPFMEQQGLWDEISNPSRVDALDPNTPVVPPWPPMGPTIQFLQYRPWVTEIPMLRCPSDPGVGLPAQGRSNYAACGGDSMWWAVRGPTNALDAVESPDGEQKLKNQNYARESLAADRGMFVPHKSAKFRDVLDGLSNTIMMGEMITYLGDRDNRGIQTNNAEGNPPDDVRDNPMWCQEQGDQIDPDRPRFWLGSHAISGVNDARGYKWADFRPHFTGMFTIHGPNAPICGGNNAGQTGMFPPSSQHQGGCHVLMGDGAVVFLTDSIEAGDSRHPMVWVSATNVQAVPGSESPYGLWGALGSRANRETIQEQLNQ; from the coding sequence ATGTATCAACGTCCACAGCGACGTCCGGGTTTCACACTTGTGGAACTGTTGGTCGTTATCGCCATCATAGGCATTCTGGTGGGGCTGCTGCTGCCGGCAGTCCAAGCGGCGCGCGAGGCGGCACGCCGGATGAGTTGCAGCAATAACTTTAAGCAGCTCGGATTGGCGATCCACAACTATCATTCGGCGTACAAGCAGCTGCCGATTCACGGTGCCGGAACGGGTAGTCCCGATGGCGGCACGGCACCTGGGGGATATGGCAATGTGGATCGGACGCGGGACTGGTGGACTAATTACAGCGATGCCAACGCGTGGCGTTTGAGTTGCTTGGTCGGACTGACTCCCTTCATGGAACAGCAAGGTCTGTGGGATGAAATCAGTAATCCGAGTCGAGTCGATGCGTTGGATCCGAACACTCCGGTCGTTCCACCGTGGCCGCCAATGGGGCCGACCATTCAGTTTCTTCAGTATCGCCCCTGGGTGACCGAGATCCCGATGTTGCGTTGTCCGAGCGATCCCGGCGTGGGGCTCCCCGCACAGGGACGCAGCAACTACGCGGCTTGTGGAGGGGATTCGATGTGGTGGGCCGTCCGCGGTCCGACCAACGCGTTGGACGCCGTCGAGTCGCCCGACGGTGAACAGAAGCTGAAGAACCAAAACTACGCACGGGAGTCGCTCGCGGCGGACCGAGGCATGTTCGTTCCTCACAAATCAGCGAAGTTTCGCGACGTGCTGGATGGATTGTCCAACACGATCATGATGGGTGAAATGATCACGTATCTTGGTGACCGGGACAATCGTGGTATTCAGACGAATAACGCCGAAGGCAACCCGCCCGATGACGTTCGCGATAACCCGATGTGGTGCCAGGAGCAAGGCGACCAGATCGACCCGGATCGTCCTCGATTCTGGCTTGGCAGTCATGCGATTTCCGGCGTCAATGATGCTCGTGGATACAAGTGGGCGGATTTCCGGCCGCACTTCACGGGGATGTTCACGATTCATGGGCCCAATGCGCCGATCTGTGGCGGCAACAACGCAGGACAAACGGGGATGTTCCCACCGTCCAGTCAGCACCAAGGTGGCTGTCACGTCTTGATGGGTGATGGCGCCGTCGTCTTCTTGACCGATTCGATCGAAGCAGGTGACTCCCGCCACCCGATGGTTTGGGTCAGTGCGACCAATGTTCAAGCGGTGCCGGGTTCAGAAAGCCCCTATGGGCTGTGGGGGGCATTGGGATCCAGAGCAAACCGAGAAACG